In Thauera sp. JM12B12, one DNA window encodes the following:
- a CDS encoding lysine 2,3-aminomutase, producing the protein MSAQVHALKALNPRVETPEAAAGPFGPVPFKVYTQRDLDRIPQLASLTPEQRFEMKVVSSVLPFRVNQYVIDELIDWRNIPADPIFQLTFPQRGMLAPEHFERIAGLIERAAPKDELEQAIAEVRHALNPHPADQMQMNMPLDEHGNRLDGMQHKYRETVLFFPSQGQTCHSYCTFCFRWAQFVGDKELRIASSEASALHDYLRRHTEVTDLLVTGGDPMVMKSRHLRDYLEPLLQPEFDHIQTIRIGSKALTFWPHRFLGAEDADDLIRLLTQLVEGGKHVALMAHYNHWKELDTEAAQAAIRRVRSTGAVIRAQGPLVAHINDDPAVWAKMWRMEVKLGLVPYYMFVERDTGARAYFEVPLVRAWEIYQQAIQQVSGLARTARGPSMSASPGKVEIQGITEIAGEKVFVLRFIQGRNPDWVQRPFFAKYDDKATWLDQLVPAFGEQKWFWQDEYEAIREDRLGAA; encoded by the coding sequence ATGAGCGCTCAAGTGCATGCTCTCAAGGCCCTGAACCCGCGTGTGGAGACGCCCGAGGCGGCGGCCGGCCCGTTCGGACCCGTGCCGTTCAAGGTCTACACGCAGCGCGACCTCGATCGCATCCCGCAACTTGCCAGCCTCACGCCCGAGCAACGCTTCGAGATGAAGGTGGTGTCTTCGGTGCTGCCGTTCCGCGTGAACCAGTACGTCATCGACGAACTGATCGACTGGCGCAACATCCCTGCCGATCCGATCTTCCAGCTCACCTTTCCGCAGCGCGGCATGCTTGCTCCCGAGCATTTCGAGCGCATTGCCGGCCTGATCGAGCGCGCGGCGCCCAAGGACGAGCTCGAGCAGGCGATCGCCGAAGTACGCCATGCCCTCAATCCGCATCCTGCCGACCAGATGCAGATGAACATGCCGCTCGACGAGCACGGCAACCGTCTCGACGGCATGCAGCACAAGTACCGCGAGACGGTGCTGTTCTTCCCCAGCCAGGGTCAGACCTGCCACAGCTATTGCACCTTCTGTTTCCGCTGGGCGCAGTTCGTCGGCGACAAGGAGCTGCGCATCGCCTCTTCCGAAGCGAGCGCCTTGCACGACTATCTTCGCCGGCACACCGAAGTCACCGACCTGCTGGTGACCGGTGGCGATCCGATGGTGATGAAGAGCCGTCACCTGCGTGACTACCTCGAGCCGCTGCTGCAGCCCGAGTTCGACCACATCCAGACCATCCGCATCGGTTCCAAGGCGTTGACCTTCTGGCCGCACCGCTTCCTGGGCGCGGAGGACGCCGACGACCTCATCCGCCTGCTCACGCAGCTCGTCGAGGGTGGCAAGCACGTGGCGCTGATGGCGCACTACAACCACTGGAAGGAGCTCGACACCGAGGCTGCGCAGGCCGCCATCCGCCGTGTGCGCAGCACGGGCGCCGTGATTCGCGCACAAGGGCCGCTGGTCGCGCACATCAACGACGACCCGGCGGTGTGGGCGAAGATGTGGCGCATGGAAGTCAAGCTCGGCCTGGTGCCGTACTACATGTTCGTCGAGCGCGACACCGGCGCACGTGCGTACTTCGAGGTGCCGCTGGTGCGCGCCTGGGAGATCTATCAGCAGGCGATCCAGCAGGTCTCCGGCCTGGCGCGCACCGCGCGCGGCCCGAGCATGAGCGCGAGCCCCGGGAAGGTCGAGATCCAGGGCATCACCGAGATCGCCGGCGAGAAAGTGTTCGTGCTGCGCTTCATCCAGGGTCGCAACCCCGATTGGGTGCAGCGTCCCTTCTTTGCGAAGTACGACGACAAGGCCACCTGGCTGGATCAGCTCGTGCCCGCCTTCGGCGAGCAGAAGTGGTTCTGGCAGGACGAGTACGAGGCCATCCGCGAAGACCGCCTGGGCGCTGCCTGA
- a CDS encoding PAS-domain containing protein translates to MAKADQEGLPYSALSPEQRRRYDLLLAGLDLLDQAIAVFDATPKLVTWNKALLRLLDFPESLVRVGTPFEEFVRFNAERGEYGPGDIETLIRERMAAARSFQPHYVERARPNGRILAVRGVPIPNLGFVSLWTDITEQRRYAEVIEQQNAQLEARVRERTAELEAANLRLEQANIEIDDIADALRRSENRLQLIIDSIPALIAYVDRDDIYRFVNRGYADWFGLAKDSITGRRIVDVFGRETFEQIRPHLDRAREGEQVSYEYARQRTDGRTVYARSVVVPDLDADGRTVGFFVMSTDITEQRASQAALVQAQKMEAVGQLTGGLAHDFNNLLTIIIGNLSALQQRIGSGAGAEFVDPSLQAARRGAELIRRLLTFSRRQTLEPTAVEVGALVHNMTHLLARTLGENIRIHLRLPADPLHALVDPHQLENAILNLAINARDAMPEGGELTIAVAQRQLDPALAKVGELPPGDYVQIDVSDTGKGIEPAVLQRVFEPFFTTKPFGGGSGLGLSMVYGFVRQSGGNIRIRSTPGVGTHVRFVLPTTSARAIVERAAPAAVPESRPALDGPVLLVEDEPEVRKVVRMQLTGLGYVVIEAANGVEALGLLQNVSDIALLVSDTVMPGGIGGRELARRARALRPRLPILLITGYASETTPVDGLPGDVPTLRKPFDQQALAATLSALLSPTLAKESEPQCP, encoded by the coding sequence ATGGCGAAAGCCGATCAGGAAGGTCTGCCCTATTCCGCCCTGTCGCCCGAGCAGCGGCGGCGCTACGACCTGCTGCTTGCCGGGCTCGACCTCCTCGACCAGGCGATCGCCGTGTTCGACGCCACGCCCAAGCTGGTCACCTGGAACAAGGCGCTGTTGCGCCTGCTCGACTTTCCCGAGTCACTGGTCCGGGTGGGTACGCCTTTCGAAGAGTTCGTGCGCTTCAACGCCGAGCGCGGCGAGTACGGCCCGGGTGACATCGAGACCCTGATCCGCGAGCGCATGGCCGCTGCGCGGAGCTTCCAGCCTCACTACGTCGAGCGCGCACGGCCCAACGGCCGCATCCTCGCCGTGCGAGGCGTTCCCATTCCCAACCTCGGTTTCGTGTCGCTGTGGACCGACATCACCGAGCAGCGCCGCTACGCCGAGGTGATCGAGCAGCAGAATGCCCAGCTCGAGGCGCGGGTGCGCGAGCGTACCGCCGAACTCGAGGCCGCCAACCTGCGCCTGGAGCAGGCCAACATCGAGATCGACGACATCGCCGATGCCCTGCGCCGCAGCGAGAACCGCCTGCAACTGATCATCGACTCGATCCCGGCGCTGATCGCCTACGTCGACCGCGACGACATCTACCGCTTCGTCAACCGCGGCTATGCGGACTGGTTCGGCCTCGCCAAGGACTCGATCACCGGGCGCAGGATCGTGGATGTGTTCGGCCGCGAGACCTTCGAGCAGATCCGCCCGCACCTGGACCGTGCCCGCGAGGGCGAACAGGTGAGCTACGAATACGCGCGCCAGCGCACCGACGGCCGCACCGTGTATGCGCGCAGCGTGGTCGTCCCCGACCTCGACGCCGACGGCCGCACGGTGGGCTTCTTCGTCATGTCGACCGACATCACCGAACAGCGCGCCAGCCAGGCCGCCCTCGTGCAGGCGCAAAAGATGGAGGCCGTGGGCCAGCTCACCGGCGGCCTCGCCCATGACTTCAACAACCTGCTCACGATCATCATCGGCAACCTCTCGGCGCTCCAGCAGCGCATCGGCAGCGGCGCGGGCGCCGAGTTCGTCGACCCGTCCCTGCAGGCGGCCCGCCGCGGCGCCGAGCTGATCCGCCGCCTGCTCACCTTCTCCCGCCGGCAGACGCTCGAGCCCACCGCGGTGGAAGTCGGCGCCCTGGTGCACAACATGACGCACCTGCTCGCCCGCACCCTCGGTGAAAACATCCGCATCCACCTGCGCCTGCCGGCCGACCCACTGCACGCCCTGGTCGATCCGCACCAGCTCGAGAACGCGATCCTCAACCTCGCCATCAACGCGCGCGACGCCATGCCGGAGGGCGGCGAGCTCACGATCGCGGTCGCGCAGCGCCAGCTCGATCCCGCCCTCGCCAAGGTGGGCGAACTGCCACCCGGCGACTATGTGCAGATCGACGTCAGCGACACGGGCAAGGGGATCGAGCCGGCGGTGCTGCAGCGCGTATTCGAGCCCTTCTTCACCACCAAGCCCTTCGGCGGCGGCAGCGGGCTCGGCCTGTCGATGGTGTATGGCTTCGTACGCCAGTCGGGTGGAAACATCCGCATCCGCAGCACGCCCGGGGTCGGCACCCATGTGCGCTTCGTGCTGCCGACGACGAGCGCGCGAGCGATCGTCGAGCGCGCCGCGCCGGCAGCCGTGCCGGAGTCGCGGCCCGCGCTCGACGGCCCGGTGCTGCTGGTCGAGGACGAGCCCGAGGTGCGCAAGGTGGTGCGCATGCAGCTCACCGGGCTGGGCTACGTGGTCATCGAGGCCGCCAACGGCGTCGAGGCGCTCGGCTTGCTCCAGAACGTCAGCGACATCGCCCTGCTGGTGAGCGACACCGTGATGCCGGGCGGCATCGGCGGGCGCGAACTCGCCCGCCGCGCGCGCGCCCTGCGCCCACGGTTGCCGATCCTGCTGATCACCGGCTACGCCAGCGAAACCACGCCGGTCGACGGCCTCCCGGGCGACGTCCCCACGCTGCGCAAACCCTTCGACCAGCAGGCCCTCGCCGCGACGCTGTCCGCACTGTTGAGCCCTACCCTCGCCAAGGAGTCCGAGCCGCAATGCCCCTGA
- a CDS encoding neutral zinc metallopeptidase, producing MDFRNGRESRNVEDRRGQGGRRLGGGGRRIGIGTIVLALIAMYFGIDPGVVLNTSEMMSPPAVESAAPARPRSAAGDEAARFVAMVLADTEDTWGPIFQAGGAQYREPGMVLYSGATRSACGVGQAEMGPFYCPADGKVYLDLAFFDELHHRYGAPGDFAQAYVIAHEVGHHVQNLLGISDKVQQARQRVSEREANLLSVRLELQADCLAGVWAHHAHRARQVLEAGDVEEGLAAASAVGDDRMQKRAQGYAVPDSFTHGSAAQRVRWFRAGLDTGQLRSCDTFSVAAL from the coding sequence ATGGATTTTCGCAACGGCAGGGAAAGCCGCAACGTCGAGGACCGCCGTGGCCAGGGCGGACGAAGGCTGGGCGGAGGAGGCCGCAGGATCGGCATCGGCACCATCGTCCTGGCGCTGATCGCCATGTACTTCGGCATTGACCCGGGCGTGGTGCTCAACACCAGCGAGATGATGTCGCCGCCGGCCGTCGAGTCAGCCGCGCCCGCGCGCCCGCGCTCGGCAGCGGGGGACGAAGCCGCACGTTTCGTCGCCATGGTGCTCGCCGACACCGAGGATACGTGGGGGCCGATCTTCCAGGCTGGCGGTGCGCAGTACCGCGAACCAGGCATGGTCCTCTACTCAGGTGCCACGCGCAGCGCCTGCGGGGTGGGTCAGGCGGAGATGGGGCCCTTCTACTGTCCCGCCGACGGCAAGGTGTATCTCGACCTCGCCTTCTTCGACGAACTCCACCACCGCTACGGCGCGCCGGGCGATTTCGCCCAGGCCTACGTGATTGCGCATGAGGTCGGCCATCACGTGCAGAACCTGCTCGGCATATCGGACAAGGTGCAGCAGGCCCGTCAACGCGTCTCGGAGCGCGAGGCCAACCTGCTGTCGGTGCGGCTCGAACTCCAGGCCGACTGCCTCGCCGGGGTGTGGGCGCACCACGCGCATCGCGCGCGTCAGGTGCTGGAGGCGGGCGACGTCGAGGAGGGGCTGGCTGCGGCGAGCGCCGTGGGAGACGACCGCATGCAGAAGCGCGCACAAGGTTATGCGGTGCCGGACAGCTTCACCCACGGCAGCGCGGCGCAGCGCGTGCGCTGGTTTCGCGCCGGCCTCGACACCGGCCAACTGCGCAGCTGCGATACCTTCTCGGTCGCCGCGCTCTGA
- a CDS encoding VOC family protein, whose protein sequence is MSQRPFKILGIQQIAIGGPSKEKLKTLWVDMLGLEITGNFVSERENVDEDICAMGSGPFKVEVDLMQPLDPEKKPAVHTTPLNHVGLWVDDLPKAVEWLGANGVRFAPGGIRRGAAGFDITFLHPKGNEEFPIGGEGVLVELVQAPPEVVEAFARLAGS, encoded by the coding sequence ATGTCCCAGCGTCCGTTCAAGATCCTCGGCATCCAGCAGATCGCCATCGGCGGTCCGAGCAAGGAGAAGCTCAAGACCCTGTGGGTCGACATGCTCGGCCTCGAAATCACCGGCAACTTCGTCTCCGAGCGCGAGAACGTGGACGAGGACATCTGCGCCATGGGCAGCGGCCCGTTCAAGGTCGAGGTCGACCTGATGCAGCCGCTCGACCCCGAGAAGAAGCCCGCAGTGCACACCACCCCGCTCAACCACGTCGGCCTGTGGGTGGACGACCTGCCCAAGGCCGTGGAATGGCTGGGCGCCAACGGCGTGCGCTTCGCCCCGGGCGGCATCCGCCGCGGCGCGGCAGGCTTCGACATCACCTTCCTGCACCCCAAGGGCAACGAGGAGTTTCCGATCGGCGGCGAAGGCGTGCTGGTGGAACTCGTGCAGGCGCCGCCGGAAGTGGTCGAGGCCTTTGCCCGCCTCGCCGGCAGCTGA
- the accC gene encoding acetyl-CoA carboxylase biotin carboxylase subunit, with protein sequence MFKKILIANRGEIACRVIKTARKMGIATVAVHSEADKDALFVELADEAVCIGPAPSKESYLVMDKIIAACKQTGAEAVHPGYGFLSENAEFSRRLEEEGIKFIGPKHYSVAKMGDKIESKKLAIAAGVNTIPGYNDAISGPDEAVEIAKKIGYPVMIKASAGGGGKGLRVAFNDKEAHEGFASCVNEAKNAFGDDRVFIEKYVLEPRHIEIQVLGDSHGNYVYLNERDCSIQRRHQKVIEEAPSPFVDPAMRKAMGEQAVALARAVNYESAGTVEFVVSGATKEFYFLEMNTRLQVEHPVTELITGLDLVEQMIRVAYGEKLPLAQADVGINGWSMECRINAEDPFRGFLPSTGRLVKFQAPQEVPGQVRVDTGVYEGGEISMYYDSMIAKLIVHGKDRQQAIERMRDALNHFVIRGISSNIPFQAALLQHPRFCSGNFNTGFIAEEYPQGFDASMVPHDDPALLAAVATFARMRYIERAVQIEGQLAGHGRKVASEWVVVMGGKQYPMNTRAIEGGLAVTHGGKTYNIVSDWKFGDLLFSGMVNGAPIGLQIERRGLRYRISHFGLQVEPMVMTVRAAHLLSLMPEKLPPDMSKFLLSPMPGLLREVAVAEGQEVKAGEKLAVIEAMKMENLLKAEQDGKVKKIVARPGASLSVDEVIIEFE encoded by the coding sequence ATGTTCAAGAAAATCCTGATCGCCAACCGCGGTGAAATCGCCTGCCGCGTCATCAAGACCGCCCGCAAGATGGGCATCGCCACCGTCGCCGTGCACTCGGAGGCGGACAAGGACGCACTCTTCGTCGAGCTGGCCGACGAGGCCGTGTGCATCGGCCCGGCGCCGTCCAAAGAGTCCTACCTGGTGATGGACAAGATCATCGCCGCCTGCAAGCAGACCGGCGCCGAAGCGGTGCACCCGGGCTACGGCTTCCTGTCGGAGAACGCGGAGTTCTCGCGCCGCCTGGAAGAGGAGGGCATCAAGTTCATCGGTCCGAAGCACTACTCGGTCGCCAAGATGGGCGACAAGATCGAGTCGAAGAAGCTCGCGATCGCGGCCGGCGTCAATACCATCCCCGGCTACAACGATGCCATCTCCGGCCCCGACGAGGCGGTCGAGATCGCCAAGAAGATCGGCTACCCGGTGATGATCAAGGCCTCCGCCGGCGGTGGCGGCAAGGGCCTGCGCGTGGCCTTCAACGACAAGGAGGCGCACGAAGGCTTCGCCTCCTGCGTCAATGAAGCGAAGAACGCCTTCGGCGACGACCGCGTCTTCATCGAGAAGTACGTGCTCGAGCCGCGTCACATCGAGATCCAGGTGCTGGGCGACTCGCACGGCAACTACGTGTACCTGAACGAGCGCGACTGCTCGATCCAGCGCCGCCACCAGAAGGTCATCGAGGAGGCGCCGAGCCCCTTCGTCGATCCGGCGATGCGCAAGGCGATGGGCGAGCAGGCGGTCGCGCTGGCGCGTGCGGTGAACTACGAGTCGGCCGGTACGGTGGAGTTCGTGGTCAGCGGCGCGACCAAGGAGTTCTACTTCCTGGAGATGAACACCCGCCTGCAGGTCGAGCACCCGGTCACCGAGCTGATCACCGGGCTCGACCTCGTCGAGCAGATGATCCGCGTGGCCTACGGCGAGAAGCTGCCGCTCGCGCAGGCCGACGTCGGCATCAACGGCTGGTCCATGGAGTGCCGCATCAACGCCGAAGACCCGTTCCGCGGCTTCCTGCCCTCCACCGGCCGCCTGGTGAAGTTCCAGGCGCCGCAGGAGGTGCCGGGCCAGGTGCGCGTCGATACCGGCGTCTATGAAGGCGGCGAGATCTCGATGTACTACGACTCGATGATCGCCAAGCTCATCGTGCACGGCAAGGATCGCCAGCAGGCCATCGAGCGCATGCGCGACGCGCTGAACCACTTCGTGATCCGCGGCATCAGCTCGAACATCCCCTTCCAGGCCGCGCTGCTGCAGCACCCGCGCTTCTGCTCGGGCAACTTCAACACCGGCTTCATCGCCGAGGAATACCCGCAGGGCTTCGACGCCTCGATGGTGCCGCACGACGACCCGGCCCTGCTCGCCGCCGTCGCCACCTTCGCCCGCATGCGCTATATCGAGCGCGCGGTGCAGATCGAGGGCCAGCTCGCAGGCCATGGCCGCAAGGTGGCCAGCGAGTGGGTGGTGGTCATGGGTGGCAAGCAGTACCCGATGAACACCCGGGCGATCGAAGGCGGCCTCGCCGTCACTCACGGCGGCAAGACCTACAACATCGTGTCCGACTGGAAGTTCGGCGACCTGCTGTTCAGCGGCATGGTCAACGGCGCACCGATCGGCCTGCAGATCGAGCGCCGCGGCCTGCGCTACCGCATCTCGCACTTTGGCCTGCAGGTCGAGCCGATGGTGATGACGGTGCGCGCCGCCCACCTGCTGTCGCTGATGCCCGAGAAGCTGCCTCCCGACATGTCGAAGTTCCTGCTGTCGCCGATGCCGGGTCTGCTGCGCGAGGTCGCCGTGGCCGAAGGCCAGGAAGTGAAGGCGGGCGAGAAGCTCGCCGTCATCGAGGCGATGAAGATGGAGAACCTGCTCAAGGCCGAGCAGGACGGCAAGGTCAAGAAGATCGTTGCCAGGCCGGGGGCCAGCCTGTCGGTGGACGAGGTGATCATCGAGTTCGAGTGA
- the meaB gene encoding methylmalonyl Co-A mutase-associated GTPase MeaB: MPETLSALSPELDAADRSLVDGVRARLLRPLAKTITLIESQREDHKLRAQRVLEALLPHTGGAMRVGISGVPGVGKSTFIEALGLHLIEQGLRVAVLAVDPSSSVTGGSILGDKTRMELLSQNPAAFIRPSPSACSLGGVAEKTRETMLVCEAAGFDVIIVETVGVGQSETAVAGMTDIFCLLQLPNAGDDLQAIKKGIMEIADLIVINKADIDPSAAMRAKSQIKTALHMLRPASPNWTVPVLTLSALKKDGVAEFWDTVSAYRKALTASGEFDAKRRHQALAWMWELIDSGLRSRFRSHPQVKSELPALARAVEEGATTPSVAALRLLGHL, translated from the coding sequence ATGCCTGAAACCCTGTCCGCCCTGTCGCCCGAGCTCGACGCCGCCGACCGCAGCCTGGTCGACGGGGTGCGCGCGCGCCTGCTGCGTCCGCTGGCCAAGACCATCACGCTGATCGAGTCGCAGCGCGAGGACCACAAGCTGCGCGCCCAGCGCGTACTCGAAGCCCTGCTGCCGCACACCGGTGGTGCGATGCGGGTGGGGATCTCCGGGGTGCCGGGGGTGGGCAAGTCGACCTTCATCGAGGCGCTCGGGCTCCATCTGATCGAGCAGGGCCTGCGCGTGGCGGTGCTCGCGGTCGATCCGTCCTCGTCGGTCACCGGCGGCTCGATCCTCGGCGACAAGACGCGCATGGAGCTGCTGAGCCAGAACCCCGCCGCCTTCATCCGCCCCAGCCCCTCGGCGTGCAGCCTGGGCGGCGTGGCCGAGAAGACGCGCGAGACGATGCTGGTGTGCGAGGCCGCCGGCTTCGACGTCATCATCGTCGAGACCGTCGGCGTGGGGCAGAGCGAGACCGCGGTCGCCGGCATGACCGACATCTTCTGCCTGCTGCAACTGCCCAACGCCGGCGACGACCTGCAGGCGATCAAGAAGGGGATCATGGAGATCGCCGACCTGATCGTCATCAACAAGGCCGACATCGACCCTTCGGCCGCGATGCGCGCCAAGTCGCAGATCAAGACCGCGCTCCACATGCTGCGCCCGGCGAGCCCGAACTGGACGGTGCCGGTGCTGACCTTGTCGGCGCTGAAGAAGGACGGCGTCGCCGAATTCTGGGACACGGTCAGCGCGTACCGCAAGGCGCTGACCGCCTCCGGCGAGTTCGACGCCAAGCGCCGTCACCAGGCGCTTGCTTGGATGTGGGAGCTGATCGATTCCGGGTTGCGCAGCCGTTTCCGCAGCCATCCGCAGGTCAAGAGCGAATTGCCGGCGCTGGCGCGGGCGGTGGAAGAGGGCGCGACCACGCCCTCGGTCGCCGCGCTCCGCTTGCTCGGCCATCTTTGA
- a CDS encoding AraC family transcriptional regulator, with the protein MGFVTGMLAGFPRRGLDPAPLLAEAGIDLADTASRIPVERYAVLYNLCIDALADEAFALLPQPMPRGSFEFLCRGMLGAPTLGEALERAIRFLRIVLPGFRITLRREGARAELLLEDAGSLGGERDAAARVFAYEWLLRLLHGVASWFAGRGLALDDVSFPYARPAHAEDYALVYTEHSSFDAPRLTARFKSNLLELPLRRDEAALAGFLDNAPGKISMLYRRDREMVFRVRDLLRAALPTNLALEDVADRLHLSPRTLHRRLEEEGSSFRTIKEATRRDIAYARLTKTTDPIARIAADLGYADTSTFYRAFVAWSGVSPERFRQQLAQRAPRRGAAADHADRAR; encoded by the coding sequence ATGGGCTTCGTCACCGGCATGCTCGCCGGGTTCCCCCGTCGCGGACTGGATCCGGCCCCGCTGCTCGCCGAGGCCGGCATTGACCTTGCAGATACCGCCAGCCGTATCCCGGTGGAGCGCTACGCCGTGCTCTACAACCTTTGCATTGACGCGCTCGCCGACGAAGCCTTCGCGCTGCTGCCCCAGCCCATGCCGCGCGGCAGCTTCGAGTTCCTCTGCCGCGGCATGCTCGGCGCCCCCACGCTCGGGGAGGCCCTCGAGCGCGCCATCCGCTTCCTGCGCATCGTATTGCCGGGCTTCCGGATCACGCTGCGGCGCGAGGGCGCCCGCGCCGAACTCCTGCTCGAGGACGCCGGCAGCCTTGGAGGCGAGCGCGACGCGGCCGCGCGGGTGTTCGCCTACGAGTGGCTGCTGCGGCTGCTGCACGGGGTCGCGAGCTGGTTCGCCGGCCGCGGGCTGGCCCTGGACGACGTCAGCTTTCCCTACGCCCGCCCGGCGCACGCCGAGGACTACGCGCTGGTGTATACCGAGCACTCCAGCTTCGATGCGCCGCGCTTGACCGCGCGCTTCAAGTCGAACCTGCTCGAGTTGCCGCTACGCCGTGACGAGGCCGCGCTCGCCGGCTTCCTCGACAACGCACCCGGCAAGATCTCGATGCTCTATCGGCGCGACCGCGAGATGGTTTTCCGCGTCCGCGACCTGCTGCGCGCCGCCTTGCCCACCAACCTCGCTCTGGAGGACGTGGCCGACCGCCTGCACCTGTCGCCGCGAACCCTGCACCGCCGGCTGGAGGAAGAAGGCTCGAGCTTTCGCACCATCAAGGAAGCGACGCGGCGCGACATCGCCTACGCCCGCCTCACCAAGACCACCGACCCGATCGCCCGCATCGCCGCCGATCTGGGCTACGCCGACACCTCCACCTTCTACCGTGCTTTCGTGGCCTGGTCCGGCGTATCCCCCGAACGCTTCCGCCAGCAGCTTGCGCAGCGCGCCCCCCGACGCGGCGCGGCCGCCGACCACGCGGATCGGGCGCGCTGA
- a CDS encoding response regulator transcription factor, with protein MPLSTHDASQPIIFVLEDDPEIARLICMSMGEYGFRCEHLSTGRQLLARARQSAPDLCIVDLGLPDMDGMQVVRELQDGSPCAVLILTGRNDVTDRVLGLELGADDYIVKPFEPRELVARVRSILRRYQRSAAADTTVERNTARFAGWTFDASRHALTAPDGREISLSAAEAGLLASLLRRPNKILSREQLLGERDVDPFDRSIDVRISRLRRKLDDDPQNPRLIKTVYGAGYLFAAQVDWR; from the coding sequence ATGCCCCTGAGTACTCACGACGCCAGCCAGCCGATCATCTTCGTGCTCGAGGACGACCCGGAGATCGCCCGCCTCATCTGCATGAGCATGGGCGAGTACGGCTTTCGCTGCGAACACCTCAGCACCGGAAGACAACTGCTCGCCCGCGCCCGCCAGTCCGCGCCCGACCTGTGCATCGTGGACCTCGGCCTGCCCGACATGGACGGCATGCAGGTGGTGCGCGAACTCCAGGACGGCAGTCCGTGCGCCGTACTGATCCTCACCGGTCGCAACGACGTCACCGACCGGGTGCTCGGCCTCGAGCTGGGAGCGGACGACTACATCGTCAAGCCCTTCGAACCGCGGGAACTCGTCGCCCGCGTGCGCTCGATCCTGCGCCGCTATCAGCGCTCGGCGGCCGCCGACACGACGGTCGAGCGCAACACCGCGCGTTTCGCCGGGTGGACCTTCGATGCCAGCCGCCACGCCCTCACCGCCCCCGACGGTCGCGAGATCTCCTTGTCGGCGGCAGAGGCCGGCCTGCTTGCCAGCCTGCTGCGACGCCCGAACAAGATCCTCTCGCGCGAACAATTGCTCGGCGAGCGCGACGTCGACCCATTCGACCGCAGCATCGACGTGCGTATCTCGCGCCTGCGCCGCAAGCTCGACGACGATCCGCAGAACCCGCGCCTCATCAAGACCGTCTATGGCGCGGGCTATCTTTTTGCCGCCCAGGTGGACTGGCGGTGA